A single region of the Nocardioides sp. W7 genome encodes:
- a CDS encoding ABC transporter ATP-binding protein, whose amino-acid sequence MSAAPLLSVRDLHASYGHIPVLHGVSLDVRPGEVVGILGANGAGKTSLVRVISGELKPRSGQVLISGVDVTGASPDRLARAGVATVPEGRGVFPRLTVAEHLRLLARDRRESRRLQDLAFSVFPRLGERRQQLAGTMSGGEQQMLALARAVVLQRPLIVVDELSMGLAPQIVAMLYEHVADLARAGSTIVLVEQFVHDILGVADKAVVLAHGRVVASGTPSDLSGELVEFYLGGAGSSPEPGAAPLPPATPHPHVNGNDRSIR is encoded by the coding sequence ATGAGTGCCGCCCCGCTGCTGTCCGTGCGCGACCTGCACGCCTCCTACGGCCACATCCCGGTTCTGCACGGTGTCTCGCTGGACGTCCGTCCCGGTGAGGTGGTCGGGATCCTCGGCGCGAACGGCGCCGGGAAGACCAGCCTGGTGCGCGTCATCTCGGGTGAGCTGAAGCCCCGCAGCGGGCAGGTGCTGATCTCCGGTGTCGATGTCACCGGCGCGTCTCCGGACCGGCTGGCCCGCGCCGGCGTCGCCACCGTGCCCGAGGGCAGAGGAGTGTTTCCGCGGCTGACCGTCGCCGAGCACCTGCGGCTGCTGGCGCGCGACCGCCGTGAGTCGCGGCGCCTGCAGGACCTCGCCTTCAGCGTCTTCCCGCGGCTGGGGGAGCGCCGTCAGCAGCTCGCCGGGACGATGTCGGGCGGTGAGCAGCAGATGCTGGCACTGGCCCGCGCCGTGGTGCTGCAGCGGCCACTGATCGTCGTCGACGAGCTCTCGATGGGACTCGCCCCGCAGATCGTGGCGATGCTGTACGAACACGTCGCCGACCTGGCGCGGGCGGGCAGCACGATCGTGCTGGTCGAGCAGTTCGTGCACGACATCCTCGGCGTGGCCGACAAGGCCGTCGTCCTCGCCCACGGCCGAGTGGTGGCCAGTGGCACCCCCAGCGACCTCTCTGGTGAGCTGGTCGAGTTCTATCTGGGTGGCGCGGGGTCATCGCCGGAGCCCGGAGCGGCTCCACTCCCTCCGGCTACCCCGCACCCACACGTGAACGGCAACGACAGGAGCATCCGATGA